ACTCATCACGATGAGGCGGTCGGACAACTCGGCCAGCTCTTCCATCACCTTGCGCTGTTCCGGGTCGGGCTCGCGCAACACGGTGTGCAGCGTGGTCACGATCGGCATTTTCAGCGAACGCAGCAGCCACAGGATGTAGTTGCCGGCGGCGCCGCCGAAGATCCCATACTCGTGTTGTAAGCAGACCAGGTCAACGTTGGCGAAGTTCAGGAACTCCGCCGCCGCCCGATAGGAGGCCAGGTCGTTCTCGCGCAGTTCAAAACGCACGCGCTCGGGATAATCGTATTCCGCGTCGGCGTCGTTGACCGCGACCGCGAACAGGCTGGGCGCGGCGTCATGAGCGGTGAGTGCGGCGCACAGGTCGGTGGTGAAGGTGGCGATGCCGCACTGCCGCGGCAGAAAATTACCGATGATCGCGATGCGCGTGGGAGAAAACGGCAGCGGCCGGAGAGACTCTGACATGGGGCCTTTCAAGTAGGGCGGTCCAGCGAAAACCGCTGGTGACTCAGCATCGCACCGAATGGCGCCGGCCGACTGAGCAGAATCGACCACGGGGAGACGCGGAGGGCCGCCGTTGTTGTGCGCGCGAGCGCTTCCCCTTTTTGGGCGCTCCGCGAGACGCGGACGTACGACACATGACAGTCGTGTTACAGGTCTCGCCTGAATCGGGATGCGATAGATATCTCTTTTTGAATATGCTCGTTCTTGCTCACTTTTCGCGCGCGCAACCTGAGAGACTTAGTCGGCGCGAAGGAGCACGATGGAGCAAGCATCCACCGCCGGCACCGCGACCACGGGGCTATCGATCCGCACCCGCGTCTACCTGGCGTTCTTCTGCGTCCTGATCCCGCTGCTGGCGTCGGGCATCCTTGTCTATCGCACCACGCTCGCGTCGCAAGCCAGCGAGCGCTGGGTCATTCATTCGCATGAAGTGCTGCAAGCGATCGAGGATGCGCATGCCCGGCTCAGCAGCGCCGAGAGCGCAGCCCGCGGCTTCGTCATCAGCGGCAGCGAGGAGTACACCGGCAGCATGGCGAAGGAGGCAGCCGAGGCATTGCAGCGCGTGCGCCGCCTGCGCCAGCTGACCGTCGATAACCCGCAACAGCAGGAACGCATTGCCCGCCTCGAGCCGTTGATCCAAGCGCGCCTCGACTTGCTGGCGGAGATCGTCCGGCTGCGCCGTGAGGATAGTTTCGAAGCGGCGGTCGCCCTGGTGCGCACCGATCGCGGCAAGGTCCTGATGGACCAGATCAACACTCTGCTGCTCGCGCTCGAGCAAAGCGAGCTGTCTCTACTCGCCACCCGGCACCAACTCGCCGAGGATCAAGCCCAGCTCACGCAGCGGACGATCATCGGCGCGACGGCGGCATCGCTTGTGCTGGTCGTGCTGCTGGGTTATGGGTTGACGCGGCAGATCACCGTGCCCCTTGCCACTTTGTTGCGCGGTGCGCAGGCCGTGGCGGGCGGCGCCACATCACACCGCGTCATCATCCAGCGCCACGACGAGATCGGGACCTTGGCCACGGCCTTCAACGCCATGGCCGGCGAGATCGAACGCCGGGAAGCCGAGCTCAGCATCGCGAACCTGGAGCTGCAGCAGCAGAATCGCGAGGTCCAGCGCGCCACGACGCTGAAGAGCCAATTCCTTGCCGGCATGAGCCATGAGTTGCGCACCCCGCTCAACGCTATCCTGGGCTTTTCCGAGTTGCTGGCGGATGAGACCCCGGGGCTGCTGAACGTGGGACAGAAACGTTTCATCAATCACGTGCGCACCGCTTCGAAGCACCTGCTACAGCTCATCAACGACATCCTTGACCTTTCGAAGATCGAAGCGGGGCAGGTCGAGTTCCAGGTCGAACCCTTCACCGTGAGTTCGGCCCTGGCGGAGGTGCTCTCCATCACCAGGCCGCTCACCATGATGAAGAACCTTTTAGTGGTGAACCAGGTCGACCGCGAGCACACCATCAACGGCGACCGCATCCGGGTGAAGCAAGTGCTCTACAACCTGCTCAGTAACGCCATCAAGTTCACTGCCGAGGGGGGCGAGATCCGGGTGCGGTCGGAGCGCCATGGCGAGGTCGTACAGGTGAGCGTGAGCGACACCGGGATCGGCATTGGCCCCGCCGACACCGCAGTCATCTTCGAAGAGTTCAAGCAGCTCGGCGACACCACCCGCGGGGTGAAAGAAGGCACCGGGCTGGGGTTGGCGATCTCCCGCCGGCTGCTCGAGCAGCAAGGTGGGACGATCGGGGTGGAAAGCACCCCCGGGGTGGGCAGCACGTTCACGTTCAGCATGCCGGCGGCCGCGCTGCTGGTCACCGCGACGGCGGCACAAGTGGCGCCGGCGCTCGCGATCGTCACGCAAGCCGGGGTCACGCAGCCCGGGGTCAAGCAACCCGGGGTCAAGCAACCCGGGGTCACGCAACCCGGCGTCACGCAGCCCGGCGTCACGCCGCCCGGCGGCCCGCCGCGGCCCGCCGCACTGCTTCCCGTGGCGGTGCCGGAGCAGGATTGGGAGGATGACGAGAAGCGTCCGCCGCCGCTGGTGTTGGTGGTCGACGATGACCCTGCGGTGGTCGAGTTACAGACCCATTACCTGAGCAGTAGCGGTTTTCTCGTCGAACCGGCCCAGTCAGGGGAAGAGGGCTTGGCCAAGGCGCGCGAGCTGCGCCCCGACGTGATCACGCTCGACATCATGATGCCGTCGCAGAGCGGCTGGGAAACGTTGCACGCCATCAAGAGCGATCCCGCGACGGCGCGGATCCCGGTGGTGATCGTCTCGGTGGTGGAGCAGCGGCAGCTTGCCATCAAGCTGGGTGCGGCGGATTGCCTGGTGAAGCCGGTCTCGCGCAGCGATCTGCTGGCAGTGGTGCGGCGACTCACACCGAAGAGCGATGGCGTGGTCACGGTGCTGGTGGTGGACAACGACGCGCGCAGCGCCGAGCTGAGTTCCGCGGTGTTGCAGGCGATCGGGGCCCGGCCAATATGGATGAGTTCCGGCACCGAGGCGCTGCGCATGATTCGCCGCAGCCGTCCGGATGCCGTCCTGCTCGACCTGATGATGCCCGGCATGGATGGCTTTGAGGTGCTGGGCGCGATCCGTGCGGATCCGGTGCTTGCGGACCTGCCGGTCTACGTCCTCACCGGGAAGGACCTCACCGAGGCTGAGCTCGTCTTCCTCTCCGACCGAACGCAGCTGATCCTGCGGAAGACAGGGAACTGGCATGACGAACTGCAGGCGCGGGCGAGCGTGATCGTGCGCCAGAACGCCGCCGCCGCGAAGAAGCTCGCATGAAACGTATCCTGCTGGTCGAAGACAACGAACTCAACCGCGAACTGCTGCGCGCCATGGCCGAGGCTGCGGGCTACGAGGTCGAGGAGGCAGTCAACGGCATCGAGGCCTTGGCCGCACTCGAGCTGCGGCTCCCCGACCTGATTCTCACCGACCTGCAGATGCCCGTGATGAGTGGCTCCGTTTTCCTTCAGGAGGTGCGCAAGCGGCCGCACCTTGCCCGGGTGAAGGTGCTGGCAGTGAGCGCCTTTGCCATGCGGGGCGACCGCGAACGGGCCCTGGCGGAAGGGTTTGACGGTTACCTCACCAAACCGGTGCAGAAAGCCGAGTTCCGGGAGCAGATCCGGCTGCTGCTCGATACTCCTGCGGCGGAGCGACGTGAGGCGTCGTGAGGCTGAAAGTGCTGGCGGTCGAGGATGATGTGCCGAGCCTCGCGGCATGCTGATCGATGCCGGCCGGTTGCTCGAGACCCGCATCCCGTTGCACATCGAGTTCTGCCTTCCCGGCAATCCCAGGCTCATCCGGACGGGAGCGGTGGTCGAGCGGGTGGACGATAAACGCAGGATCGGCGTCCGCTTCGCCAACCTGCGCGGCGACGACCAGCAGTCCATCCGCGCTCTGCTGGATTCTGAATAACCACAGCGAATAACGCTGGCCGCAGGTCCTGCCGCCCCCGGCCACACACCGGCTGATTGGCTCACCGCTGCGCGATGCTGCCACAAGCGCTGGGTTTGTCGTAACATCACTCCCCATGGCCACGCAGG
The Acidobacteriota bacterium genome window above contains:
- a CDS encoding response regulator, with the translated sequence MKRILLVEDNELNRELLRAMAEAAGYEVEEAVNGIEALAALELRLPDLILTDLQMPVMSGSVFLQEVRKRPHLARVKVLAVSAFAMRGDRERALAEGFDGYLTKPVQKAEFREQIRLLLDTPAAERREAS
- a CDS encoding response regulator, with product MEQASTAGTATTGLSIRTRVYLAFFCVLIPLLASGILVYRTTLASQASERWVIHSHEVLQAIEDAHARLSSAESAARGFVISGSEEYTGSMAKEAAEALQRVRRLRQLTVDNPQQQERIARLEPLIQARLDLLAEIVRLRREDSFEAAVALVRTDRGKVLMDQINTLLLALEQSELSLLATRHQLAEDQAQLTQRTIIGATAASLVLVVLLGYGLTRQITVPLATLLRGAQAVAGGATSHRVIIQRHDEIGTLATAFNAMAGEIERREAELSIANLELQQQNREVQRATTLKSQFLAGMSHELRTPLNAILGFSELLADETPGLLNVGQKRFINHVRTASKHLLQLINDILDLSKIEAGQVEFQVEPFTVSSALAEVLSITRPLTMMKNLLVVNQVDREHTINGDRIRVKQVLYNLLSNAIKFTAEGGEIRVRSERHGEVVQVSVSDTGIGIGPADTAVIFEEFKQLGDTTRGVKEGTGLGLAISRRLLEQQGGTIGVESTPGVGSTFTFSMPAAALLVTATAAQVAPALAIVTQAGVTQPGVKQPGVKQPGVTQPGVTQPGVTPPGGPPRPAALLPVAVPEQDWEDDEKRPPPLVLVVDDDPAVVELQTHYLSSSGFLVEPAQSGEEGLAKARELRPDVITLDIMMPSQSGWETLHAIKSDPATARIPVVIVSVVEQRQLAIKLGAADCLVKPVSRSDLLAVVRRLTPKSDGVVTVLVVDNDARSAELSSAVLQAIGARPIWMSSGTEALRMIRRSRPDAVLLDLMMPGMDGFEVLGAIRADPVLADLPVYVLTGKDLTEAELVFLSDRTQLILRKTGNWHDELQARASVIVRQNAAAAKKLA